The Coffea arabica cultivar ET-39 chromosome 9e, Coffea Arabica ET-39 HiFi, whole genome shotgun sequence genome has a window encoding:
- the LOC113709385 gene encoding dimethylnonatriene synthase-like produces METWLPLALAWVVALAFLSKVSTRKRLKLNHPPGPKPWPIVGNLKLLGSIPHQSLHLLSQKYGEIMQLKFGSSPVVVASSPEMAKEFLQTHDNIFASRPTTAAGKYTSYNCSDLTWAPYGPFWRQARKLYLTQIFNPKRLDSFESIRIEERRAFISSLYALSGKPVVMRDHLTRLTLSTASQMVLSNKYFAQSEGERSLPTFEEFQEMIDTWCLLSGVFNIGDWIPWLDRFDLQGYVKQMKELHKKFDRFHNHVLDDHQARRKTEKDFIPKDMVDILLQYAEDPDLQVKLTRDQIKGLIQDLLVGGTESSALTVEWALNELLKHPRLIRKATEELDRVIGRDKWVEEADFSKLPFLEAIIKETFRLHPVATLLSPRYALEDCTVAGYNIAKGTTVFINTWSIGRNSKYWDSPEEFVPERFLEKDIDMKGQNFVLLPFGSGRRMCPGYNLGIKLIRSMLANLLHGFNWKLPHGMKPEEICMEEHYGLTTHPRIPLAMIPEPRLPVNLY; encoded by the exons ATGGAGACTTGGCTGCCCTtagccttggcatgggttgttgCATTGGCTTTTCTCTCAAAAGTATCCACTCGCAAACGCCTAAAGCTAAATCATCCACCAGGACCAAAACCATGGCCTATTGTTGGCAACTTGAAACTCCTAGGTTCAATCCCACATCAATCCTTACACTTGCTGTCccagaaatatggagaaatcaTGCAACTAAAATTTGGTTCCAGCCCTGTTGTAGTAGCTTCATCCCCTGAAATGGCAAAAGAATTCTTGCAAACACATGACAACATCTTCGCTTCTCGGCCTACAACTGCTGCTGGCAAATACACTAGCTATAACTGCTCCGATTTGACATGGGCACCTTATGGTCCATTCTGGCGACAAGCTCGTAAACTTTATCTTACCCAAATATTTAATCCAAAGCGACTTGACTCCTTCGAGAGCATACGCATTGAAGAAAGGCGTGCTTTCATTTCTAGCTTGTATGCTCTCTCAGGAAAGCCAGTAGTTATGAGAGATCATCTAACACGTCTTACCCTCTCCACTGCAAGCCAGATGGTCTTGAGTAACAAGTACTTTGCACAATCTGAAGGGGAGAGATCTCTACCTACCTTTGAAGAATTCCAAGAGATGATAGATACTTGGTGTTTGCTGAGTGGTGTGTTCAATATTGGGGATTGGATACCATGGCTCGACAGATTTGACCTCCAAGGTTATGTAAAGCAAATGAAAGAACTTCACAAGAAATTTGATAGATTCCATAACCATGTGCTTGATGATCACCAGGCCAggaggaaaacagagaaagatTTTATCCCTAAGGACATGGTTGACATTCTATTGCAATACGCTGAAGATCCAGATCTCCAGGTTAAACTCACCAGAGATCAGATAAAAGGGCTAATTCAG GACTTGCTGGTTGGTGGTACCGAATCCTCAGCCCTTACAGTAGAATGGGCATTGAATGAACTTCTCAAACATCCACGTCTCATTCGAAAGGCAACCGAAGAGCTTGACAGAGTGATAGGGAGAGATAAGTGGGTGGAAGAGGCTGATTTCTCAAAACTGCCTTTTCTAGAGGCGATCATAAAGGAAACTTTTAGGTTACATCCAGTGGCAACGCTACTTTCGCCCCGTTATGCCCTCGAGGATTGCACTGTAGCTGGTTATAACATTGCTAAAGGAACAACGGTGTTTATAAACACATGGAGTATAGGGAGGAACTCAAAGTATTGGGATTCTCCTGAAGAATTCGTTCCAGAGAGGTTTTTGGAGAAGGATATTGACATGAAGGGACAAAACTTTGTGCTACTGCCCTTTGGCTCAGGTCGGAGGATGTGCCCAGGCTATAACCTTGGAATCAAACTTATTCGATCAATGTTGGCAAACTTGTTGCATGGATTCAACTGGAAATTGCCTCATGGCATGAAACCAGAGGAAATTTGCATGGAAGAACACTACGGACTCACAACTCATCCAAGGATTCCACTTGCTATGATCCCAGAACCACGTTTGCCGGTCAATCTCTATTAG
- the LOC113710151 gene encoding trimethyltridecatetraene synthase-like: MESTWLLLALAWLVALVFLSKVSTHKRLKLNHPPGPKPWPIIGNLNLLGSNPHQSLHLLSQKYGEIMQLKFGSSPVVVASSPEMAKEFLQTHDNIFASRPTTAAAKYTSYNCSGMLWAPYGPHWRQVRKICLTQIFSPKRLDRYESMRIEERHAFMSRLYALSGKPVLLRDHLIRFTLSAACQMVLSNKYFAQSEGDGSVVTFEELQEMIDTWFLLGGVFNIGDWIPWLDRFDLQGCVKQMKELYKKFDRFHNHVLDDHRAKRKTEKDFIPKDMVDILLQYAEDPDLQVKLTEDQMKGLILDLLAGGTDTSASTVEWAMNELLKHPHLIEKATEELDRVIGRDKWVEEADFSKLPFLEAIIKETFRLHPIATLLPPHHAIEDGTVAGYHIPKGTVVFINTRSIGRNSKYWDSPEEFMPERYLEKDIDMKGQNFALLPFGSGRRRCPGDNLGLKLVRSTLANLLHGFNWKLPHGMKPEEICMEELYGFITHPRTPVAMIPEPRLPVNLY, translated from the exons ATGGAAAGCACCTGGCTACTCCTAGCCTTGGCATGGCTTGTTGCAttggtttttctctcaaaaGTATCCACTCACAAACGCCTCAAGCTAAATCATCCACCAGGACCAAAACCATGGCCTATTATTGGCAACCTGAACCTCCTCGGTTCAAACCCACATCAATCCTTACACTTATTGTCccagaaatatggagaaatcaTGCAACTAAAATTTGGTTCCAGCCCTGTTGTAGTAGCTTCATCCCCTGAAATGGCAAAAGAATTCTTGCAAACGCATGACAACATTTTCGCCTCTCGGCCTACAACTGCTGCTGCCAAATACACTAGCTACAACTGCTCCGGCATGTTATGGGCACCATATGGTCCACACTGGCGACAAGTTCGTAAAATTTGTCTAACCCAAATATTTAGTCCAAAACGACTTGACCGCTACGAGAGCATGCGCATTGAGGAAAGGCATGCTTTCATGTCTCGTTTGTATGCTCTCTCAGGAAAGCCAGTACTTTTGAGAGATCATCTAATCCGTTTTACACTCTCCGCTGCATGCCAAATGGTTTTGAGTAACAAGTACTTTGCCCAATCTGAAGGGGATGGATCTGTAGTTACCTTTGAAGAACTCCAAGAGATGATAGATACCTGGTTTTTGCTGGGTGGTGTGTTCAATATTGGGGATTGGATTCCGTGGCTCGACAGATTTGACCTTCAAGGTTGCGTAAAGCAAATGAAAGAACTTTACAAGAAATTTGATAGATTCCATAACCATGTGCTTGATGATCATCGGGCCAAGAGGAAAACGGAGAAAGATTTTATCCCTAAGGACATGGTGGACATTCTATTGCAATATGCTGAAGATCCTGATCTCCAGGTTAAACTCACCGAAGATCAGATGAAAGGGCTAATTCTG GACTTACTGGCTGGTGGTACCGATACCTCGGCGTCCACAGTAGAATGGGCAATGAATGAACTTCTCAAACATCCACATCTCATTGAAAAGGCAACCGAAGAGCTTGATAGAGTGATAGGGAGAGATAAGTGGGTGGAAGAGGCTGATTTCTCAAAGCTACCTTTTCTAGAGGCGATCATAAAGGAAACCTTTAGGTTACATCCAATAGCAACGCTGCTTCCACCCCACCATGCCATTGAGGATGGCACTGTAGCTGGTTATCACATTCCTAAAGGAACAGTGGTGTTTATAAACACACGGAGTATAGGGAGGAACTCAAAGTATTGGGATTCTCCTGAAGAGTTCATGCCAGAAAGGTATTTGGAGAAGGATATTGACATGAAGGGACAAAACTTTGCGTTATTGCCATTTGGCTCAGGTCGAAGGAGGTGCCCAGGCGATAACCTTGGACTCAAACTTGTTCGATCAACGTTGGCCAACTTGTTGCATGGATTCAACTGGAAATTGCCTCATGGCATGAAACCAGAAGAAATTTGCATGGAAGAACTCTACGGATTCATAACTCATCCAAGGACTCCAGTTGCTATGATCCCAGAACCACGTTTGCCGGTCAATCTCTACTAG